A part of Gramella sp. MAR_2010_147 genomic DNA contains:
- a CDS encoding sulfite exporter TauE/SafE family protein, with protein sequence MLEFFQDINLLFLVLLFVAGVVAFIVSTISGGGGALILVPFLNFLIGSTKTAPVVNLGTFIGRPARLILFWEYINWKVFWYYVPAAVAGAWVAGWFFTRLNASWLQILVGIFLISTVFQYRFGKKQRSFPVKLWYFIPLGFIVSILGTIIGALGPILNPFYLNLGLDKEELIATKTVNSFFLGFAQLGSYTFFGLLYKELWVYGIALGLGAVVGNIIGKKFLSKMKSSTFRKLLILLMVLSGILLIYNQLS encoded by the coding sequence ATGTTAGAATTTTTTCAGGATATCAATCTATTGTTTCTGGTACTACTTTTTGTTGCCGGAGTTGTTGCATTTATCGTTTCTACAATTTCTGGAGGTGGCGGCGCTCTAATATTGGTTCCTTTTTTAAATTTTTTGATAGGTTCTACTAAAACGGCTCCTGTTGTAAATCTGGGAACCTTTATTGGGCGACCTGCGAGACTTATTCTATTCTGGGAATATATCAACTGGAAAGTTTTCTGGTATTATGTTCCGGCAGCAGTTGCAGGTGCCTGGGTTGCCGGGTGGTTTTTTACCAGGCTAAATGCTTCCTGGCTACAAATTCTTGTCGGGATATTTCTTATTAGTACTGTATTTCAATATCGTTTTGGAAAAAAGCAAAGATCGTTTCCCGTGAAGCTTTGGTACTTCATTCCGTTAGGTTTTATTGTCTCCATTTTAGGGACCATTATAGGTGCTTTGGGACCTATTTTGAATCCCTTCTACCTTAATCTGGGTCTTGATAAGGAAGAATTAATCGCGACCAAGACAGTGAATTCTTTTTTTCTGGGGTTTGCACAGTTAGGCAGCTATACCTTCTTCGGACTTTTATATAAAGAATTATGGGTCTATGGCATTGCACTGGGACTGGGAGCGGTAGTAGGAAATATTATAGGAAAGAAGTTTTTGTCTAAAATGAAAAGTAGCACCTTCAGAAAATTGTTGATTTTATTGATGGTCCTCAGTGGTATTTTACTCATATATAACCAACTCAGCTAA
- a CDS encoding DUF1853 family protein: MKELSILNQFQGFLKTPNIFPKDHPADFNIFNFPEVPITDALIADLEKLDHPRNSVLGKRMESFFEIAIKHSSQYQILDSNIQIIHNKQTLGELDFLLLDKQASKVLHVELVYKLYIYDETVDLEIQRWIGPNRRDSFFEKLGKLRSRQFPLLYKPETLNYLDKLNISIDKIEQQLCFKAQLFTSGSVFQKKQNLVNPDCLAGNWYHLNHFIKMKWDENLFYSPKKKDWSCDPEDNTNWMNQKDFLKNIQSLLEKNKAPLVWMKTRSAFYKFFIVWW, from the coding sequence TTGAAAGAACTCAGCATTTTAAACCAGTTCCAGGGTTTTTTAAAAACTCCCAATATTTTTCCAAAGGACCACCCGGCAGACTTCAATATTTTTAATTTTCCAGAAGTGCCTATCACCGATGCCTTGATCGCCGATCTTGAGAAGTTAGATCATCCACGAAATTCGGTTTTGGGTAAAAGAATGGAAAGTTTCTTTGAAATCGCCATAAAGCATAGTTCTCAGTACCAAATTCTAGATTCCAATATCCAGATTATTCATAACAAACAAACCCTGGGAGAACTCGATTTTTTACTCCTGGATAAACAGGCTTCTAAAGTGTTGCATGTGGAGCTGGTTTATAAGCTTTATATCTATGATGAAACTGTGGATCTGGAAATACAAAGATGGATTGGTCCAAACAGGCGGGATAGTTTCTTTGAAAAACTGGGTAAATTAAGATCAAGGCAATTTCCACTACTTTATAAACCTGAAACATTAAACTACCTTGATAAATTGAACATTTCAATTGATAAGATTGAACAGCAATTATGTTTCAAAGCCCAATTATTTACTTCAGGTTCAGTATTCCAGAAAAAACAAAATCTGGTAAATCCAGATTGTCTCGCAGGAAACTGGTATCATTTAAATCATTTCATCAAAATGAAATGGGATGAGAACTTATTTTATAGTCCGAAGAAGAAAGACTGGAGTTGTGATCCTGAGGATAACACAAACTGGATGAATCAAAAAGACTTTCTGAAAAACATTCAATCTCTTCTTGAAAAAAATAAAGCTCCTCTTGTTTGGATGAAAACAAGATCAGCATTTTATAAATTTTTTATAGTTTGGTGGTAA
- a CDS encoding GyrI-like domain-containing protein, whose amino-acid sequence MISKPEIKIIKPKKLVGICITTSLADDKTSLLWNRFMRLKGAIERKKGENLYSVQEYGEKFMKGEFDTQSEFNKWAASEVLHFENIPKGLEKLEIPAGKYAVFTHKGTAREFAESSNYIFNEWLPASEYLLEDRPHFEVLGEAYKGPENPESEEDIWIPVRPK is encoded by the coding sequence ATGATATCAAAACCGGAGATAAAGATTATAAAACCTAAGAAACTGGTAGGGATTTGTATAACCACCAGCCTGGCAGATGATAAAACCAGTTTATTGTGGAACAGGTTTATGAGATTAAAAGGCGCTATTGAACGTAAGAAAGGAGAAAACCTTTATTCTGTACAGGAATATGGCGAAAAATTTATGAAAGGTGAGTTTGATACCCAATCTGAATTCAATAAATGGGCTGCATCAGAAGTTTTACATTTTGAAAACATTCCAAAAGGATTGGAGAAATTAGAAATTCCGGCGGGAAAATATGCAGTTTTTACACATAAAGGAACTGCACGGGAATTTGCTGAATCTTCTAACTATATCTTTAATGAATGGTTGCCTGCTTCAGAATACTTATTAGAAGATCGTCCTCACTTTGAAGTTTTGGGAGAAGCTTACAAAGGTCCAGAAAACCCTGAATCAGAGGAAGACATCTGGATTCCTGTAAGACCTAAATAA
- the truA gene encoding tRNA pseudouridine(38-40) synthase TruA — protein MFRKRFYYFIKVQYLGYRLHGWQKQPDVKTVEGLITKTLRWVMPEAKYKILGTSRTDAMVSAEESAFELFMDHEPLEELEEFLELFNKNLPQDIRAISIEEVDEKFNIIQHSKTKEYAYLFSIGDKFHPFCAPFMANFQENLDIEKMKQAAKLYKGIHNFKNYCVRVSEKSTFEREMLKSEIIENTEYIANFFPERSYIFHIHASGFLRHQVRLMMGSLVLVGRGELSLQDIKDSLQKDSPQHQMDYIAPASGLILRKIEFD, from the coding sequence TTGTTCAGAAAGCGATTCTACTATTTTATTAAAGTACAGTATTTAGGATACAGGTTACATGGCTGGCAGAAACAACCTGACGTGAAGACTGTGGAAGGTCTTATTACTAAAACATTGCGTTGGGTAATGCCCGAAGCTAAATATAAAATCCTGGGTACCAGCAGGACAGATGCCATGGTCTCTGCAGAAGAATCGGCATTTGAGTTATTTATGGATCATGAACCGCTTGAAGAGCTGGAAGAATTTCTTGAATTGTTTAATAAGAACTTACCGCAGGATATAAGAGCAATAAGTATTGAGGAGGTTGATGAAAAATTTAATATCATCCAGCATTCCAAGACAAAAGAATATGCATATCTCTTTAGTATAGGCGATAAGTTTCATCCTTTCTGTGCGCCGTTTATGGCCAATTTCCAGGAAAATCTGGATATTGAGAAAATGAAGCAAGCTGCGAAATTATATAAGGGGATTCATAATTTTAAAAATTACTGTGTTCGTGTTTCTGAAAAAAGCACATTTGAGCGTGAAATGCTAAAATCTGAAATAATTGAAAATACGGAATATATTGCTAATTTTTTTCCGGAAAGATCTTATATTTTTCATATTCATGCTTCCGGATTTCTAAGACACCAGGTGAGACTAATGATGGGAAGTTTGGTTTTGGTTGGAAGGGGAGAGTTGAGTCTACAGGATATAAAGGATAGTTTACAAAAGGATTCCCCGCAGCACCAAATGGATTATATAGCTCCAGCTTCCGGGTTGATCTTACGAAAGATAGAATTTGATTAA
- the recQ gene encoding DNA helicase RecQ produces the protein MKEAVLLDTLKEYFGYEKFRPLQEKIIKSVFDGQDNLVIMPTGGGKSICYQLPAILLPEITLVISPLIALMKDQVDGLNANGVPAAYLNSSQEEADKQAIFQRIDNRKIKLLYVAPESLQFVDRILTDGKVSLIAIDEAHCISSWGHDFRPAYTQLGYLKNRFPSTPILALTATADKATRNDICRQLNIPKAEKHIASFDRKNLSLEVKPGIKRFEQITQFLKNRKSESGIIYCLSRKTTEELASKLKTKGFKAEAYHAGIDHLNRSSIQDEFINDEKHIICATIAFGMGIDKSNIRWVIHYNMPKNLEGYYQEIGRAGRDGLPSDTLLFHSYADVIQLQKFASNAKNEDVQLAKLDRMKQYSEALSCRRKILLSYFGEYLEKDCGNCDICRNPPEFFEGTIIAQKALSCIFRLKGGEPISAVIDVLRGSQNETIRSNHYEQLSTYGIGKDISWRHWQQYLIQLINLGYIEIAFDRNNHLRLTKQAKRILFEGEKVYLADVKDEKLQTTAEKTVTINNSLFEKLRQLRLKIAKEEDIPAYLIFNDAALKDMEKQRPMSDSEFLLIDGVGRKKMEDYGYRFIKEIIAFNKEKREKKPKKKAKKGNTLQETLSLYNDGLNAEEIAIKRGMAKNTIFTHLIKLYDEGEEINLHQFIPISDLKSIEQAKKELESPNSLKTYFEHFEEAIPYETIKISLKILDDKEN, from the coding sequence ATGAAAGAAGCTGTGTTGTTGGATACTCTTAAGGAGTATTTTGGTTATGAGAAATTTAGACCTCTTCAGGAAAAGATCATTAAATCGGTTTTTGATGGCCAGGACAATCTCGTGATCATGCCTACGGGCGGCGGTAAATCTATTTGTTACCAGCTCCCGGCAATCCTGCTTCCAGAAATAACACTGGTAATCTCTCCTTTGATCGCTTTAATGAAAGACCAGGTAGATGGGCTGAATGCGAACGGTGTGCCTGCAGCTTACCTAAACAGCAGTCAGGAAGAGGCTGATAAGCAGGCTATTTTTCAGAGAATTGATAACAGGAAGATCAAATTACTATATGTAGCTCCAGAAAGTCTTCAGTTTGTAGACCGCATTTTAACCGATGGTAAGGTGAGTCTTATCGCTATTGATGAAGCTCATTGTATTTCCAGCTGGGGCCATGATTTCAGGCCTGCATATACCCAGCTGGGCTATTTAAAAAATCGCTTCCCCTCCACTCCCATTCTAGCATTAACCGCTACGGCAGATAAGGCTACCCGAAATGATATTTGCAGGCAGCTAAATATTCCCAAAGCTGAAAAACATATCGCCTCTTTTGATCGAAAAAACCTGAGTCTTGAAGTTAAACCAGGTATTAAAAGATTTGAGCAAATTACCCAGTTTCTTAAAAACCGGAAAAGCGAAAGTGGGATCATTTACTGTTTAAGTAGAAAAACAACCGAAGAACTTGCCTCTAAATTGAAGACTAAAGGTTTTAAAGCTGAAGCCTATCATGCTGGAATAGATCACCTGAATCGCTCCAGTATTCAGGATGAGTTTATTAATGATGAAAAGCACATAATATGTGCTACCATTGCTTTTGGAATGGGTATAGATAAATCTAACATTAGGTGGGTGATCCATTATAACATGCCTAAGAACCTGGAGGGTTATTATCAGGAAATTGGCCGAGCGGGACGTGACGGGCTACCATCAGACACCCTTCTTTTTCATAGTTATGCCGATGTGATACAACTTCAGAAATTTGCTTCAAATGCAAAAAATGAAGATGTACAACTGGCAAAACTCGATAGAATGAAACAGTATTCTGAAGCGCTAAGTTGTAGACGAAAGATATTGCTTAGTTACTTTGGAGAATATCTTGAGAAAGATTGTGGCAACTGTGATATTTGTAGAAATCCGCCAGAGTTTTTTGAAGGGACTATCATCGCCCAGAAAGCATTGTCCTGTATCTTTAGATTAAAAGGAGGAGAGCCTATTTCAGCAGTTATCGATGTACTTCGAGGTTCCCAGAATGAAACTATTAGAAGTAATCATTATGAACAGCTTTCTACTTACGGTATAGGAAAAGATATTTCCTGGAGGCACTGGCAGCAGTACCTTATTCAGCTTATAAATCTTGGATATATAGAAATTGCTTTTGACAGGAATAACCACTTACGCCTTACCAAACAGGCCAAACGTATTCTTTTTGAAGGTGAAAAAGTCTATCTCGCAGATGTTAAAGACGAAAAATTACAGACAACTGCTGAAAAAACTGTGACTATAAACAATTCATTGTTTGAAAAGTTAAGACAGCTACGTTTAAAAATCGCAAAAGAAGAAGATATTCCTGCTTATTTGATTTTTAATGACGCTGCTCTTAAGGATATGGAGAAACAGCGGCCAATGTCTGATTCTGAATTTCTACTTATAGATGGTGTGGGAAGAAAAAAGATGGAAGATTATGGTTATCGTTTTATAAAAGAGATCATCGCTTTCAATAAGGAGAAAAGAGAAAAGAAACCGAAGAAAAAAGCAAAAAAGGGAAATACGCTTCAGGAAACATTATCACTGTACAATGATGGTTTAAATGCTGAAGAAATCGCGATAAAAAGAGGTATGGCGAAAAATACCATTTTCACTCATCTTATAAAACTTTATGATGAGGGCGAAGAAATCAACCTTCATCAGTTTATTCCAATCTCAGATCTAAAATCTATAGAGCAGGCAAAAAAAGAGCTGGAAAGTCCCAATTCCCTTAAAACCTATTTCGAGCATTTTGAAGAAGCGATTCCCTATGAAACTATTAAAATATCGCTTAAGATACTGGACGATAAGGAGAATTAA
- the corA gene encoding magnesium/cobalt transporter CorA, which yields MAKRRKLMLKRPKTIKSANQIPGTMTYVGHKEASETKLDVIDYNSERYERFSSTTTEDAFQFVDEDSITWFNIDGLSNVEEIEKLGDYYELHPLVMEDIVNTGQRPKIEEYQDYLFIVAKMLYYKDGEIENEHISMIVGRNYVLTFQESDGDVFDPIRERIETAKGRIRTRGADYLMFALLDSIIDNYFLVIDDMSDRIESLEESLFTSRPSDDITFEIQDLKKNILRIRRAVFPLREVISRMEKMDSDLIDSHTGNFIRDLYDHIIQISENIDIYREMIWGLMDMYMTTISNKMNEVMKVLTIMASIFIPLTFIAGIYGMNFEYIPELQWKYSYFVLWGVMIIVFLLMLYYFKRKKWL from the coding sequence ATGGCTAAAAGGAGAAAACTGATGCTTAAGCGCCCTAAAACGATCAAATCAGCAAATCAGATTCCGGGAACCATGACTTATGTAGGTCATAAAGAAGCTTCGGAAACAAAGCTGGATGTTATTGATTATAATAGTGAACGCTATGAGCGATTTAGTTCTACAACTACTGAAGATGCATTTCAATTTGTAGATGAAGACAGCATCACCTGGTTTAATATAGATGGTTTAAGTAATGTAGAGGAGATCGAGAAGCTTGGAGATTATTATGAACTCCATCCATTGGTCATGGAAGATATCGTTAACACCGGTCAACGTCCTAAAATCGAAGAGTACCAGGATTACCTTTTTATCGTTGCAAAAATGCTCTATTATAAGGATGGAGAGATCGAGAACGAACATATTAGCATGATCGTAGGTAGAAATTATGTGCTTACTTTTCAGGAGTCTGATGGAGATGTTTTTGATCCGATAAGGGAGCGTATAGAAACCGCCAAAGGAAGAATTAGAACGCGTGGTGCAGATTATCTAATGTTTGCTCTGCTGGATTCTATTATTGATAACTATTTTCTGGTAATAGACGATATGAGCGATAGAATTGAAAGTCTCGAAGAAAGTCTTTTTACTTCCCGCCCCAGTGATGATATTACTTTTGAAATACAGGATCTCAAAAAGAATATTCTTAGAATTAGAAGGGCAGTCTTCCCACTTCGTGAAGTTATTAGCCGAATGGAAAAAATGGATAGCGATCTAATAGATTCACATACCGGTAATTTTATCAGGGATTTATATGATCATATTATTCAAATTTCAGAAAATATAGACATATACCGTGAAATGATCTGGGGTCTTATGGATATGTACATGACAACGATTAGTAATAAGATGAACGAAGTGATGAAGGTCTTGACTATTATGGCCAGTATTTTTATTCCGCTAACATTTATCGCAGGAATTTACGGGATGAACTTCGAATATATCCCGGAATTGCAATGGAAATACAGTTATTTCGTACTTTGGGGAGTAATGATCATCGTTTTCTTATTGATGCTTTATTATTTCAAAAGGAAAAAATGGTTGTAG